A portion of the Pseudomonas protegens CHA0 genome contains these proteins:
- a CDS encoding glycerol kinase, with amino-acid sequence MRIAALDQGTTSTRVLVVDMQGRADIQLALRHQQHHPRPGWVEHDPLELLANLQRCLEATGRVDAIGLANQGESCLAWDAVSGAPLSPVIVWQDNRSAARIEELRASGAEALTLERAGLPLDAYFSASKLAWIVDNLPAAQAALSAGRLRLGTTDAYFLDRLTGVYATDITTASRTSLMNLATGQWDPQLCQLFGVPMQALPEIRATVGDFGRIGQTPISASVVDQQASLYGHGCREPGDAKITFGTGAFALTVTGEQIIRAPEKGLLATVAWQADGKPVYAMDGGVYDASAAVEWAGRLGLFSDFSELAAFDQPPAISRELAFVPALSGLACPHWDRSAGAVWIGMNAATTRQDLCQAVLEGVALRSAEVITAMDDHLNVTDQLSIDGGLARSPYFAQFLADILQRTIVTQRFDELTALGCAALAARGLGLELPELDNTRTDYRPRIDRATADAWRCTFSAAVKRSQGWSQPH; translated from the coding sequence ATGCGAATAGCCGCACTTGACCAGGGCACCACCAGCACCCGCGTACTGGTCGTGGACATGCAAGGCCGTGCCGATATCCAACTGGCGCTGCGCCACCAGCAGCATCACCCGCGCCCGGGCTGGGTCGAACACGACCCGCTGGAGCTGCTGGCCAACCTGCAACGCTGCCTGGAAGCCACCGGCCGGGTCGACGCCATCGGCCTGGCCAACCAGGGTGAAAGTTGCCTGGCCTGGGACGCCGTCAGTGGCGCGCCGCTGTCGCCGGTGATCGTCTGGCAGGACAACCGCAGCGCCGCGCGCATCGAAGAACTGCGCGCCAGCGGCGCCGAAGCCCTGACCCTGGAGCGGGCCGGGCTGCCCCTGGATGCCTACTTCTCCGCCAGCAAGCTGGCCTGGATCGTCGACAACCTGCCGGCGGCACAGGCCGCCCTGAGTGCCGGCCGCCTGCGCCTGGGCACCACCGATGCCTACTTTCTCGATCGCCTGACCGGGGTCTACGCCACTGACATCACCACCGCCTCGCGCACCTCGCTGATGAATCTCGCCACCGGCCAGTGGGACCCGCAGTTGTGCCAGCTGTTCGGCGTGCCCATGCAGGCCCTGCCGGAAATCCGCGCCACGGTCGGCGACTTCGGACGCATCGGCCAGACCCCCATCAGCGCCTCGGTGGTCGACCAGCAAGCCTCGCTGTACGGTCATGGCTGCCGGGAGCCGGGGGACGCCAAGATCACCTTCGGCACCGGCGCCTTCGCCCTGACAGTCACAGGCGAACAGATCATTCGCGCCCCGGAGAAAGGCCTGCTGGCCACCGTCGCCTGGCAGGCCGACGGCAAACCGGTGTATGCCATGGACGGTGGCGTGTACGACGCCAGCGCCGCAGTGGAATGGGCCGGGCGCCTGGGCCTGTTCAGCGATTTCTCGGAACTGGCAGCCTTCGATCAGCCACCGGCGATTTCCCGCGAGCTGGCGTTTGTCCCGGCCTTGTCCGGGCTTGCCTGCCCGCACTGGGACCGCAGTGCCGGGGCGGTATGGATCGGCATGAACGCCGCCACCACTCGCCAGGACCTGTGCCAGGCGGTACTGGAAGGCGTGGCCCTGCGCAGCGCCGAAGTGATCACGGCGATGGACGATCACCTCAACGTCACCGACCAGTTGTCGATTGACGGCGGCCTGGCCCGCAGCCCGTATTTCGCCCAGTTCCTGGCCGATATCCTGCAACGCACCATCGTCACCCAGCGCTTCGACGAACTCACCGCCCTGGGCTGCGCCGCCCTCGCCGCCCGCGGCCTGGGGCTGGAGTTGCCAGAGCTGGACAACACCCGCACCGACTACCGGCCGCGTATCGACCGGGCCACGGCAGACGCCTGGCGCTGCACCTTCAGCGCCGCGGTCAAGCGCTCCCAGGGCTGGTCCCAGCCGCACTGA